Genomic segment of Streptomyces zhihengii:
TCCCTCGGCGGCCCGCTGCGCTTCCTGCTGCTGAGCTCGTTCCTGATCCCGCTCGGCAGCTTCATGGTGCTGCCGTTCATGTCGGTCTTCCTGCACGAACGCCTCGGCATGGGGCTGGGCGCGGTCGGTGTGGTCCTCGCGGCGGCATCCCTGGTGCAGTTCTCCGGGGGTGTCGTCGGCGGCGCGGTGGCGGAGCGCATCGGGCTGCGGAGAACGATGACCTGGGCACTCGTCATCCGGACGGCCGGTTTCGTGGGGCTGCTCGCGGCGCTGCGCTGGCCGCCGCTGGCCGTGGGGGCGCTGATCCTCACCTGCTGCGGGGCGGCGCTGTACCTGCCGGCGAACAAGGCGTACCTGGTGGACGGCGTCGACGAGGAACGGCGCCCGGTGTTCCTGTCGGCGGGCAACGCCGCGCTCAACGCCGGGATGGCGGTGGGGCCGCTGGTGGCGGGGCCCTTCGTGCTGTCGTCACCGGCTCCGCTGTTCCTCGCGGTGACCGCTCTGTTCGCCGTGGTGACCCTCGGGCACGCGCGCCTGCCGGCGTCGTCCGGGGGCGACCGGCCGGCCTCGGAGGGCCCCCGGCAGGGCCTCCTCACCGGGATCGCCGTGCTGCCGTTCGCCGCCAACGCCCTGGCCTTCTACCTC
This window contains:
- a CDS encoding MFS transporter, with product MAERVAAGGPLRATLASLGGPLRFLLLSSFLIPLGSFMVLPFMSVFLHERLGMGLGAVGVVLAAASLVQFSGGVVGGAVAERIGLRRTMTWALVIRTAGFVGLLAALRWPPLAVGALILTCCGAALYLPANKAYLVDGVDEERRPVFLSAGNAALNAGMAVGPLVAGPFVLSSPAPLFLAVTALFAVVTLGHARLPASSGGDRPASEGPRQGLLTGIAVLPFAANALAFYLYFHFQHYLAVYAVERASASFYSLVLLLCFVLVIVVQPPASGLIRRMPYPVALAAGFTGLAAGLAVLSLGTRPALLAGGALITLGDIVLFLKNDLEALARSPRSDAVVFGQQRLAAGLGACASGVLGGQLYGFAEQGGGTGWFWLVAAAQCLVLPLLLLPLWRGSDPMPTDHAGPKDGTGTDATELSLRPPTERNPDPR